Genomic segment of bacterium:
CTCTTTCACCGTCACGCGTCATCCCTTAAAAATAGCCCCACTTGGTCACTATGCTGATTTTTGCACATCGAGGATTAAAGTTGGAGCATCCGGAAAACACTATGCCGGCGTTTGCCGCGGCGCTCGAGGCGGGATTTGGCATTGAGCTTGACGTGCGGCTCACGAAAGACAGACAGCTTATATGCCTGCACAATCCGGACACGGAGCACGTGACTGGCACGAAGCTCACGGTCCGGGAGAGCACGTACGAAGAGCTTTCTCGGTTGGACGTACTGAAACCGGGTGTGAAAATTCCACGTTTTCCGGACGTGGCAGAGCAAATAATGGCGCGGTTTGGCCCAACACAGAAAGCCGCTATCCATGTGAAGGGCGACGAGCAGGGAGAGCAACAGATCCGCATACTGCTCGAGGCTTTCAGGCGTTGCGGCCTGCACGAAAAAGCCCTGCTCTTCGATCTCACATTCGAAACCGCCGAGCGCGTGCGCAAAGCCGACCCGTCTGTCGAAATTGCGATCTCGGTCGGCGAGAAGAATTATGCTCCTACCATATACACCTGGGGAGAGGCGCGGCAGCACCTCAATCTCTTCCACACGGTCTGGTGGGATGAGTGGAAAATACCGGCCAGTGAGTATACTGAGCAGCGCGCCCGGGAAATCCAGAGGGCGGGTAAAAAGATTTACGCGATATCGCCAGAACTTCACGCCGATCACGGCCACTCGCACGCTCTCCAGGGCTACGAGAAAGACTGGCGGAATTTCATCACGTGGAAAATTGACGGGGTGTGCACCGCCCACCCGCGAGACCTTGACGATCTGCTCGGGTTGCTATAGCGTAAATCTAGTGATTTCGCAGGGCTATGCCTTGACAAGGCAGCGAGCACACTCGCTGTTTTTTGGTTCGTACTTTCGGACAATCATAAAGAAAAGGAGTGTCTCATGGCAAACGGAACGGATCCGGTGCTTGAGAAAATTAAGGGTCTGAAAGAAGCCGGTGCGGCGGCGGTGCAGGCGGGAAACGTGGGAACATTCAGTGGGTTTCCGCCAGCGCTTGCGCAACGCATGAATGTTTCCTTTCTCGGCGACTTCACCAACGACCAGCTATTGACGGCAATAGCGAAGTCGGCTGAGTCCCATGGGATTGACGTTATCCTTGCTGGCCTTGACTTCCCGCTCCATGCCACTGTGCTTGAAGCTGATTGGAACGAAAATCTTGGCGACTGGTGCGAAATTTGCTCATTCATGTCGCAAGAAATTTCCCTTGTTGCTGACGGTTATCGTCACCACAAGGACTTGCTGTTTCAACATGTAATCCTCGATGGAGAAGGCAACTGCCTTTTGATGGCGGATAGCATTCCGACATGGCTCATCGGGTTGAGGATGGACCTCGCCACCGTATACAAGGCCTACAACCTGCAGGTTCGCCGGATGGACGACATCTTGCACGCAACACTCTGTAGGATTCGCAGTTATGATGGTGGGGATCTCTCCGCGTTTTGCTGTGGGATTGAGAAGCTCGAAGGCGAAACGTTATTTCAATGTCGACGTGTCCGCATCGGTTCGGCGCTAGATTTGCTATAAAAAGGAGCAAACAATAAATTTGATGTTGGGCCCCACAGCCATGCGCTGTGGGGTTCTACATTGTAAACGACCCTACCGGAGGGCAGGGCATTCCTGTCGGCACTCCGCGGTCTTCCATAACCACAAGCGAGGAAAAATAGAGACTTATATAAAGTATTTCGTGCACTTTTTGCCTAATCGTTCACTCTCGCACATTGGTGAAATGCCACAACTCTTTGAGAAGTGCCGCTTCTCTGGTCGGCGCGTCGAGTAATACTGAGCAAGCAGACAGGGGCGCCTCGCTCCCATGCGGCTCGGGCAGATACGCTCGACCATCGAGCATCTCGTTTTTTTCCGCCGCTATAAACCGTCCGCCAGGCCGAGACGAAAGTATCGACTCGTAGTAACCGCGGTACGCTTCAAGCAGAAAAATATCGACTGTCAGATTTTTGTACCGATCAATCAGGTCGAAGCACTCCTTGACAATATCTGCTCTCGGTCCGCCATCAATGATGAACACCGCGTGGCATTTCCGTCCCGCTTGAAGTGCTTCGAGCAATCCAGTAAGCGGCAGGCGAATATACTTATGCTTATTCGGCGACTCGCCGTACTGGTCTTTGAACCCCTCGTATATATACGCATACTCGAAATCAATGCAGTCGATTTTCACGCCATACTTCTCATCGAACCAAAAATTGTTCTTCCGGAACAGGAACTCGGCGATGAATCGTAGCGTTTTCATTTTCTTCTGCTCACGCTCGAGCCGCCGACATTCCGGAGGCACGTCCCATACGTTCTGCGATTCAGAGCGCAAAAATGCGACGTAGTCTTTTAGGGACCAAACGTTTCGGGCTGTTGTCCCACCCGGAAAATACGAGAGCATCCTCGCATACCAGAGCGGCGATCGCTCAACGGCGACGTAACGCGCGACAATGTTCGCCGTAATCAACTCGTCTACAAAGAACTTCGTTGAGTCCCCCGACCCGTATTCGATAATGAAATGCTCCCTCTCTAGGCTCGAATTTTTTCGCCGAAGCAGATGCGTGGTTATATACCGCACTGCAGTGGCGCTCATCAGAGGTATACACTCATGCGTAGTCATAATGTCATTTATTTTCGAACATTTCCGTGAGTGCCTCGCACCAACTGTGGAGGATCCACTGATGAGCGTCTTGAATCTCTTGGGTTGATGAGGATGGCACGATAATCTCATAGTCCGCGCGACCTTTCATCGCACCGCCGTCCTTGCCGAGGAGGCTCACGGTCTTGAGACGCTGTCGGCGCGCCTCGTCGACCCCCGCAAGGATGTTCGGTGAGTTTCCGCTCGTTGAGATTGCTATAAAAACATCGCCCGTTCTCCCAAGCGCCTCGATCTGGCGTGCAAAAACGCTCTCGAAGCCAACGTCGTTACTCCACGCGGTGAGGAACGACGTATCGGTGGTGAGCGCAAGCGCGGGGAGAGCGCGGCGTTTGCTTTTATTGAACGACCCCACGAGCTGTGAGGCAAAATACTCGGCGTGCGTCGCGCTCGCGCCGTTTCCTGCGATAAGCACCTTACAACCGCTCGCAAGCGAGGCGCCGAGACACTCCCGCGCAGACTCGACGCGTCCCAGGAGCTCCTCATCCGCTTGCATGCGCTCGAGCGTCTGAGACAGTGCATCAAGATATAGTCGAAACGTTCTCGTGTGCATAGTTAATGAATTCTAGCGGCAAAATATTCTCCCATCCACTCTCTGAATTGGCGATCGGGGCGGACGACGGTCTTAAACGTCTGCCCCACGCCACGCATCAATATCAACCCGAGATCTGACCCGACATTTTTTTTGTCCCTGCCGAGCGCGTCCATAAATGTATCGAAGTTACTGTCTCCCATGTCAAAACCCGCACAGACCTTCGAAAAAAATGCGCTGAGGTCTTCAAACAGCTCTTTTGAGATAAACCCCAGCTTCATCGAGATGAAATTCGCCATGTCCATACCGAACACAACCCCTATGCCGTGCGGTATCTTGTGGTGGGTCACGCACTCAAGAGCATGTCCGAAGGAATGGCCGTAATTCAAAACCTGTCTTTCATTCCGGTCGAATTCGTCCAGTTCTATAATTTTTTTCTTAATCTCGAGACTCCTCTCAATAACTCCCCGCAGAGTCTCCCGATCGGTGAGTGCGCGAACATACTCACGAACAAAGCGTTCGTAATCCCGCTCTCCGGAGACAATATAGTAGTGCAGCATCTCACCTAGCCCTGATTTCATATCGCGCTCGGGCAGCGTGTCGAGCCACGTCATGTCAATAAAAATTTGGTGCGGCGGATAAAAATTGCCCACCTGATTTTTGTAGCGTCCAAAGTTAATCGCTGTTTTACTCCCAATACAGCTGTCGCCCATCGCAAGGAGCGTCGTCGGGAAAAACGACCACGCCACGCCTCGATAAAGAATGGAGGCTACAAAGGCCGTCACGTCCTGTGTAATACCCCCGCCAATCGCGACAAGACGGTTGTTTTTCCTGAAGCCATTCTCAATCAGGTGCTCAAGCACCGACACGACCCCGAGATAACTCTTCTTCTCCTCGGTCGCGTCAAGGACAACGTGCCCGTGGCCGCGGACAAGAGCTCCGATCGTACGCTCGTACAGCTCGAGGACATTTTTATCAACGATCACAAAATCGCCCTCCGAGAGGCATGACGCGAGCGTAGTTGGTGCATCATCGACAAAAGCAGCCGTGTAATTATGGACCGAAGATTTTACTGAAAAAGTATGCAGCATATCTAATCCCTGTAATTGTAATCACCCGCACGAAACACCAAACCTCTCGCCATACCACCCACGTCTCATAATTTCGCGCATAGCGAGAGGTGTTTAGGAAACGCGAGCCTGAATAGAAAAACGCATCTGTTTCTGGCCCGCAGGCGAGTTATGCGTTTTTCGTCGCTGAGGCGACTATCATTTCCAAACACCGAAGCTCGAGCGCGAAATTATGAGACGTGGGTGGTTACCCCCTATACACTCACAAACCCCCCGTCGACGATAATATTTTGCGCGGTGATGAAAGTGTTCAGATCGCTTGTTAAGAACAGCACGACTTTCGCTATCTCGTCTGGTTCTGCACAGCGCCGGAGTGGCACTTTTGCGAGAAGCGCATCGCGCTCGCGGGGATCAGCAAGCATCCGTTTTGTCATCTCTGTCGCCACGAAGCCGGGCGAAACTGCGTTTACAAGGATATTATACGGGGCAAGGTCAACTGCTGCGGCCTTGGTGAGGCCAATCAGCGCATTTTTAGACGTTATATACGAGACGCGCTTGTCGCGTGCGACAACGCCAAAAATGGACGCGACATTAACGATGCGCCCGTATCCGTTTTTCTTCATCATGACGCTCGTCTCTTGTAGCAGCTGCAGGGGGCCAGTCACATTCACCTTCATCACGTTCTCGAAGTCCACTGTACTCGTCTCGCCAATTGCCCCGACCTCATTGATACCGGCATTGTTCACCAATATATCAACGCGCCCGTAGCACTCCTCTACTTCCGTCACAAAAGAGTCACACGAGCCGTCCTCGAGAAAATCCAGATGAAAGTAATTTGCTCGCCGCTCACGACGAAAAGTGAGACCCTGCGCGGCGCTCAGACGATCCAGGTCCGTGCCGGTGGCAATGACTTCTCCGCCAAGCGCCGCGAAATGCTCGGCAATACTTTTCCCGATGCCGCGCGTGCCGCCGGTCACAATAATTATCTTGCCGGTGAAATCAAATTGCATACGGCATCCCTGTGGGGTGCGCGTGCGGCGCAAGCGAAACGGCCGCGCTACCCCCGAACTTCTGCTGTATCCAGCTTGTAAGCATGTGGTTCAAGATCAGGTGAACGTCCTCAACCGGCCCGTACTCGCCCTTCGGCGTCGCCACGACGATCGGCACATGGCAGAGGTCCTTCAGCTTCCCGCCGTCAAACCCGAGAAGTCCGAGGACCGTCCCCTGCCTCTCGCGCACCCACTCTGCTGCTCTCACCACATTCGGGGAATTGCCGCTCGCTGAGATCACGACGAGCACGTCCCCGTCTCTGTAGTGTATCGCAAGCTGCTTCGTGAAGATGTCGTCATATCCGTAATCGTTGCCGACAGCGGTCATGGTTGACACATGATCCGTGAGCGGGAAAACCCGGTACGGCCGATTACGCTGCGCCACCTTCACCATCGCCATCCCGATGTCGTTCCCTATATGCGAGGCCGTTGACGCGGACCCGCCGTTTCCTGCCACGAACACCGTACTGTCGTGGACTCGCGCGTTTTCGAGTGTTTGCATAAACGCGCTGATCGCTCCCTGGTCAAGGGACTCAAGAAGCCCAGCGAGGTAGCGGAAATAACCACCGGCAAAGGCCTCGATGTTTTGACTCGCTAAAAATATTTTTTCCAGGTTATTCATACCCTTCCAGAGAGTACCGGTTAAGCTGGTTACAGGCTACGCATCAGGGTCCGCGATGCTAAATTTATCACGCCATGCTCGATCGGCGAAGTAGATCCGGTAGACCAATTTCATGGTGTCGAGCGCGTCTTCGCTCGTGCCGAACTTTACAGGAGCGCCGCCTTGTATGGCATCGGCGAACTCGTCTATTTCACGCTTCCAGGAATTATCATCCAGGTATTTAATGGTCTCAGAGCCCAGTGTACCCTGGTCCGAATCGCCTCGCCGCCCAATCTGCAGTGTTTCCTCCCCGTAGCTTTTTGAACCGGTCACGAGGCCGGAGAGCTTGAGATATCCCTTTTCTAAAAAGACATGCAGAGAAAAACCGTGTTCCCAGAGGGTGGCGCTCGAGTGGATCATGGCAACCCTCCCCCGCTCGTCTTTCATGATGGCGTACGCATTATCCTCCACGTCGTGGTTCCAAAAATCGTTCGACACAGCACTCCGCACCTCCCGAAACTCCCCACAGAACAAACGCATCAAGTCCAGCATGTGGATTCCTTGATCAAGGAGAATGCCCCCTCCGGCGTATTTTCTTTCCGATCGCCACCCCCCGGAAAACGGGACTACTTTGCTCTTCCCATACACCCCGCGTACGTTGATAATTTCCCCCATCTCTCCCGACTCGATAATCTTCAGGGCCGCCTGAACAGAGTCGTGGTACCGGTGGTTAAATCCATATTTCAAAATTAAACCCGGGTGCGATTTTTCTTCCTGTATCACCTCCTCAATGTCTTTGACCGAGCGACCGGGCGGCTTTTCGCAAAAAACATGGAGGCCTTGTTTGAGCCCCGCGATGGTCGCCTCCGGAGCAAGGTAGTTGGGGACAGAAACAAACAGAGCATCCAAGTCCTCTTTCAGCAGGTGTTGGTAGTCTCGATACGCCCGCGCGCCGCCCGCCTCCACAACGTCTTCGGGAAACGTTATGTCAGAGACCGCAACGGTCGTGAGCACGGGGTGCGCGTCTATAAAACTTCTCCGCCTCTTGCCCACGACCCCGTACCCGACAATGCCTACCCTCTTTTTTATCATAGCGTTATCTCTTGAAGTGTCGCCTCAAGTGCTCTATGGCACTCATGCCCATCGCGAGAACCGCTTCTTTGGAGTTGCCTCCTATGTGCGGCGTCGTTATCACGTTCTCGAGCGCGAGTAATTCTTTGTCCTTGGGAGGCTCCTCGTTGTAGACGTCAATCGCCGCCCCGGCAAGCCTGCCAGATTTTAGAGCCTGCGTCAAGGCCTCTAGCTTCACTATGGGACCGCGCGCGGTATTAATGAGGTGTGAGTCAGGCCGCATCATCGAAAGCGTTCCCTCGTTGACGAGAGCGCGTGTCGCTTCTGTAAGCGGCGTGTGGATACTTACTATATCTGCACGCCTAAAAATTTCCTCCTTACTGACCTCCTCAACCCCCTCGTCGCGGTAGTAATCGGCCTGATCAATAATATCGTTTACCAATATCCGGCAGCCAAAGGGCTTGAGCAGGCGAATGACTTCTTTTCCGACATGCCCAACGCCGATGATGCCGACCGTCTTCCCGCTCAACTCGAAACCGCCGCTCTTGTCCCACTCTCCGCGCTTTAATCGGGCTGATGTCTTAAAAAGATTCCGCGAGAGCGCAAGCATGAAGCCGAGCGTCATTTCTGCGACCGAGAGTCGGTTCACGCCGCCGGTCCAGCCAATCGTGATGTTGCGCCGCGCACAAGCCTCACCGTCAATGTTGTCGAGTCCGACGCCATATTTCGCGATTATTTCTAAATTTAGGCGCTTGTCTAACACCCCTTCGTGTATTCTCTCGAGTCCGACAATCGCCCCACGAGCATCGCCAATAAAGAATGCCAGGTCATCGTCCGCGAGCGCCCGATCACTATTGAACGCAGTATCCGGAAAATGTTTCAAGAGCTCCTCTCGCAACTCTTTTGTCCCGGAGAATGTCCGGGAAGTTACAACAATTTCACTCATGATGGCGACTTCACGTACGTTGCAATAAGGGGATCGGATTTCATCCGCGCGATGACTCTCTCGAGGTCCTCCGGCGTATCAACGGAGCTGGTATCTGTGTCCGTTATCGACGTCTGCAAGCGAATGCCGTTTTCAATAACGCGCAGCATGTCAACGGACTCTATTGTCTCTAGGGGCGTCGCGGGCATGCGGTTGTACTTTATCAGGAAATCTTTGTTGAAAAGAATAATGCCGAGCTGCTTTAACATCGGTATCTCACCTTTGTATTTCGCGTCCGATGGAATAGGAGATCGAGAAAGATAGAGCGCCCTCCCCGTGCCGTCCACTACCACCTTTACGGTGTTGGGGCTTTCAAAAGTCTCACGGTCCACGCGCGCAATAATGTTCAAGATATTGAGAGACGGATCGTCTAACATCGGCCGGATTGCTTTTTCGAGCATTTCCGGCACGACCATCGGCTCATCGCCCTGCACCATGACGACGAGGTCTATCGACTCGCCGGTCGCCTCTTCGATCTTCGCGACCGCCTCTGCGGTACGATCAGTGGCACGCTCGTGCGTATTCGCGGTCATCACCGCCTTCCCGCCAATGCTCTCTACATAATCAAAAATCTCCTGGTCGCACGTCGCCACATACACCTCGTCCATAAGCGAACAGAGGCTACTCCTCAATAAGCAATGCCCCACCATGGGCATGCCGTGGATTGGCGCCAGGGGCTTGCCTGGAAAACGGGTTGACGCCATGCGCGCGGGTATTATGCCAACAACTTTCATAAAAATTTACTCGCCATTACGGCCTTGCTATTTGACTTAACTCGGTCCTGCACGCGTTGCCAAGAAATGCCGCATCGAAACAGAAGGCAATAAAATTGTACCCCTTCGCGATCTTTTCTTCGACAAGCCGGTGATCCGGCGGCACCACATGGAAACCGACCCACTTGTCATACTGGAGCGCGATGCGCTCATAGTCGGCGAGCGCCGCCTGCACATCCGGTTCATTGTAGTCTCCCGGTTTGCCGAGCGAGCCGGAAAGATCATACGGGCCGATGAACGTGCCATCAACGCCCTCCACCTCGATGATCTCTCGCAGGTTCTTGATGGCGTCAATGTGCTCGATTATCACCACGAGCTTGATGTCTTTCGCTTTGCCGCGCTTATACTCGTCAAAAGAAAAGCCGTACCCTTGCGCGCGCGCAAGCCCCACGCCGCGCTTCCCTCGCGGCGGATACCGCACCGCCTCTACCGCTCGACGCGCATCGCTCGCGGAGCAGACCATCGGTACAATAATGCCGTCGGCGCCCGCATCAAGCACCCTCTTGATGATCCGTGGGTTGTTCTCCCCGACGCGCACGTATGCCTGCTTTCCTTTCGACTGGATAGCCGCGATTAAAAGCTGCGCTTCGGTATAGTCAATCACCGAGTGCTCCATATCAACGCACACCCAGTCGAAATCAGCCGCAGCAAAAATCTCCGCGATAGACGGATGCCCGAGCGTGATCCACGTGCCTATAGAGACAGGTTTCATGCGTTTTGTCTTAAACGATCAAAAGGGGGCGGCGTCAAGCACAAAACCCCGTGCCCTCTGCACTGTTCTAAAACCTGCTTCTGCCGCGAATGGTTCCCTTGCTGTCCGTACGCAGGAGGAAATGGAGAAAAAAAAGGTCACTCGTCCGAAAGGTCGAAATTAGTCTCCTGGAGAAAATACTCTAAGTCTCTGGGCGTTCCCAGACCATAGACATACTTCGGGAACACCGCCTTGATGCTCCTCCCTCGCGCAATGAGTTTATTGTAGAGTGGAGCCAGATAAAATTCATTATTCACATATTCTCCACGCTCGATCGCCTCGGTCGCTGCTTCAAGGAAATCGCTCCCCCTGCCAAAATAATACGCACCGATGTTGGCCCATGTGGAAATCGGTTGTTTCTCCGCCACCAAGTCAATAGAACCGCTCGGGTCAAAACGGCTAAAGCTCCATTTCGTGTCCCCTTCCGGAACCTCGAACACGGGAATAAACCCATCGGCAGATGGGTCTGCTGCAATCGCATTAAGAAGCGCGCCGCCGTCAAAAAAATGGTCCGAGTCGGAAACAAGAAGCGGCTCGTCGGCGACGATGTACTCCTCGGCGCAGAGCGCCGTTTCTGCAGCGCCGCGCGTTACCTCAGGGATCAACAGGACGTTGACTTCTTTCCCGTAGATTTCCTTAAGACGACGCACAAGGGCGTAGTCTCTTTCGTGCTCTTCAAGCGCTACGAACACGATGTCGCCCGCGCGTATCGCAAAGTCACTCCCCACCCGCTGTCCCCTGTGTGCCACAAAAGGCAAGGAGCCGGTGGCCCACCGCACCATCGGGTACCCGCGCACTGAAATAAACGGCTTCGGAATATGATACTCGGGATTCAGGTGCGCCTCTTTCTTAAACCGAGAACCCCTTCCTG
This window contains:
- a CDS encoding phosphoglycerate dehydrogenase; translated protein: MSEIVVTSRTFSGTKELREELLKHFPDTAFNSDRALADDDLAFFIGDARGAIVGLERIHEGVLDKRLNLEIIAKYGVGLDNIDGEACARRNITIGWTGGVNRLSVAEMTLGFMLALSRNLFKTSARLKRGEWDKSGGFELSGKTVGIIGVGHVGKEVIRLLKPFGCRILVNDIIDQADYYRDEGVEEVSKEEIFRRADIVSIHTPLTEATRALVNEGTLSMMRPDSHLINTARGPIVKLEALTQALKSGRLAGAAIDVYNEEPPKDKELLALENVITTPHIGGNSKEAVLAMGMSAIEHLRRHFKR
- a CDS encoding SDR family NAD(P)-dependent oxidoreductase, which gives rise to MQFDFTGKIIIVTGGTRGIGKSIAEHFAALGGEVIATGTDLDRLSAAQGLTFRRERRANYFHLDFLEDGSCDSFVTEVEECYGRVDILVNNAGINEVGAIGETSTVDFENVMKVNVTGPLQLLQETSVMMKKNGYGRIVNVASIFGVVARDKRVSYITSKNALIGLTKAAAVDLAPYNILVNAVSPGFVATEMTKRMLADPRERDALLAKVPLRRCAEPDEIAKVVLFLTSDLNTFITAQNIIVDGGFVSV
- a CDS encoding Gfo/Idh/MocA family oxidoreductase; the encoded protein is MIKKRVGIVGYGVVGKRRRSFIDAHPVLTTVAVSDITFPEDVVEAGGARAYRDYQHLLKEDLDALFVSVPNYLAPEATIAGLKQGLHVFCEKPPGRSVKDIEEVIQEEKSHPGLILKYGFNHRYHDSVQAALKIIESGEMGEIINVRGVYGKSKVVPFSGGWRSERKYAGGGILLDQGIHMLDLMRLFCGEFREVRSAVSNDFWNHDVEDNAYAIMKDERGRVAMIHSSATLWEHGFSLHVFLEKGYLKLSGLVTGSKSYGEETLQIGRRGDSDQGTLGSETIKYLDDNSWKREIDEFADAIQGGAPVKFGTSEDALDTMKLVYRIYFADRAWRDKFSIADPDA
- a CDS encoding 3-dehydroquinate synthase, coding for MLHTFSVKSSVHNYTAAFVDDAPTTLASCLSEGDFVIVDKNVLELYERTIGALVRGHGHVVLDATEEKKSYLGVVSVLEHLIENGFRKNNRLVAIGGGITQDVTAFVASILYRGVAWSFFPTTLLAMGDSCIGSKTAINFGRYKNQVGNFYPPHQIFIDMTWLDTLPERDMKSGLGEMLHYYIVSGERDYERFVREYVRALTDRETLRGVIERSLEIKKKIIELDEFDRNERQVLNYGHSFGHALECVTHHKIPHGIGVVFGMDMANFISMKLGFISKELFEDLSAFFSKVCAGFDMGDSNFDTFMDALGRDKKNVGSDLGLILMRGVGQTFKTVVRPDRQFREWMGEYFAARIH
- the kdsB gene encoding 3-deoxy-manno-octulosonate cytidylyltransferase produces the protein MKVVGIIPARMASTRFPGKPLAPIHGMPMVGHCLLRSSLCSLMDEVYVATCDQEIFDYVESIGGKAVMTANTHERATDRTAEAVAKIEEATGESIDLVVMVQGDEPMVVPEMLEKAIRPMLDDPSLNILNIIARVDRETFESPNTVKVVVDGTGRALYLSRSPIPSDAKYKGEIPMLKQLGIILFNKDFLIKYNRMPATPLETIESVDMLRVIENGIRLQTSITDTDTSSVDTPEDLERVIARMKSDPLIATYVKSPS
- a CDS encoding SIS domain-containing protein is translated as MHTRTFRLYLDALSQTLERMQADEELLGRVESARECLGASLASGCKVLIAGNGASATHAEYFASQLVGSFNKSKRRALPALALTTDTSFLTAWSNDVGFESVFARQIEALGRTGDVFIAISTSGNSPNILAGVDEARRQRLKTVSLLGKDGGAMKGRADYEIIVPSSSTQEIQDAHQWILHSWCEALTEMFENK
- a CDS encoding glycerophosphodiester phosphodiesterase family protein produces the protein MLIFAHRGLKLEHPENTMPAFAAALEAGFGIELDVRLTKDRQLICLHNPDTEHVTGTKLTVRESTYEELSRLDVLKPGVKIPRFPDVAEQIMARFGPTQKAAIHVKGDEQGEQQIRILLEAFRRCGLHEKALLFDLTFETAERVRKADPSVEIAISVGEKNYAPTIYTWGEARQHLNLFHTVWWDEWKIPASEYTEQRAREIQRAGKKIYAISPELHADHGHSHALQGYEKDWRNFITWKIDGVCTAHPRDLDDLLGLL
- a CDS encoding aldolase/citrate lyase family protein, which produces MKPVSIGTWITLGHPSIAEIFAAADFDWVCVDMEHSVIDYTEAQLLIAAIQSKGKQAYVRVGENNPRIIKRVLDAGADGIIVPMVCSASDARRAVEAVRYPPRGKRGVGLARAQGYGFSFDEYKRGKAKDIKLVVIIEHIDAIKNLREIIEVEGVDGTFIGPYDLSGSLGKPGDYNEPDVQAALADYERIALQYDKWVGFHVVPPDHRLVEEKIAKGYNFIAFCFDAAFLGNACRTELSQIARP
- a CDS encoding SIS domain-containing protein: MNNLEKIFLASQNIEAFAGGYFRYLAGLLESLDQGAISAFMQTLENARVHDSTVFVAGNGGSASTASHIGNDIGMAMVKVAQRNRPYRVFPLTDHVSTMTAVGNDYGYDDIFTKQLAIHYRDGDVLVVISASGNSPNVVRAAEWVRERQGTVLGLLGFDGGKLKDLCHVPIVVATPKGEYGPVEDVHLILNHMLTSWIQQKFGGSAAVSLAPHAHPTGMPYAI